The Salvelinus namaycush isolate Seneca chromosome 1, SaNama_1.0, whole genome shotgun sequence genome has a window encoding:
- the LOC120054714 gene encoding DNA-directed RNA polymerase III subunit RPC4-like has product MAEPGSSNPGGPSHTPATPGGSGRGLVMGRRLPATISPGRLPSMRSRDLTLGGVKKKTFTPNIIGRKAKEEQKVEGGQRRERRENDRGRERGGRGGRGRGRPEVIQSHSIFEQGPAEITIKKRGGYEGERDAPSVGPSPIINIKKEKRETEEETKEILRALERDNFLDDPHLRSDVRSCPVQLPLAVSGWGFKEESDVTASSKPDKTEEDSEAMDGTNALKVKQEPEDAPEVKKMEPTFRPPPLPEPEVLPELLESWSQTKEEELFFIQLPDSLPGQPPTQEVRPVKTEMQSEDGQSMLLKTESQEEQQEENSCHLRDLQEGLVGRLLVRKSGRVQLILGHVTLDVALGTSCAFLQELVSVGTGEGRTGDLSVLGHIKHKLVCSPDFEALLENRV; this is encoded by the exons ATGGCTGAGCCAGGCTCAAGCAACCCTGGTGGCCCATCTCACACTCCGGCAACGCCCGGAGGGAGTGGCAGGGGTTTGGTGATGGGACGCCGGCTACCTGCTACTATCTCCCCTGGCCGTCTCCCTTCCATGCGCTCCAGAGACCTCACCCTGGGAGGTGTGAAAAAG AAAACTTTCACCCCTAACATTATTGGCCGCAAAGCTAAAGAAGA GCAGAAGGTTGAGGGTGgacaaaggagggagaggagggagaacgATCGGGGTCGTGAGCGAGGTGGTAGGGGCGGTCGGGGCCGGGGACGTCCAGAGGTCATCCAGTCCCACTCCATCTTTGAGCAGGGGCCTGCAGAGATAACGATTAAGAAAAGAG GTGGCTATGAAGGTGAAAGAGATGCACCAAGTGTGGGTCCTTCACCCATCATCAACATCaagaaggagaagagggagacagaggaagagaccAAAGAAATTTTGCGCGCTCTTGAACGAGACAAT TTCCTGGATGACCCTCACCTACGGAGTGATGTAAGGAGCTGTCCTGTCCAGCTGCCCCTGGCTGTGTCAGGGTGGGGATTCAAGGAGGAAAGTGATGTGACAGCCTCCTCCAAACCAGACAAGACTGAAGAGGATAGTGAGGCCATGGACGGCACAAATGCACTCAAAG TGAAACAGGAGCCAGAAGATGCGCCAGAGGTAAAGAAGATGGAACCCACTTTCAGACCACCTCCTCTCCCTGAGCCTGAAGTTTTACCTGAGCTGCTGGAGAGCTGGAGTCAGACCAAAGAAGAGGAGCTGTTCTTCATTCAGCTCCCTGACTCCCTACCAGGGCAGCCGCCCACCCAAGAGGTCAGGCCAGTGAAGACAGAGATGCAGTCGGAGGATGGACAGTCCATGCTTTTGAAAACGGAATCTCAA GAGGAGCAGCAGGAGGAAAACAGTTGTCATCTGAGGGacctgcaggagggtctggttgGACGGCTGCTGGTGCGGAAGTCTGGTCGGGTTCAGCTCATACTGGGGCATGTCACACTAGATGTGGCTCTGGGAACCTCGTGTGCTTTCCTCCAG GAGCTGGTGTCAGTTGGAACAGGAGAGGGCCGGACTGGTGACTTGTCAGTGCTGGGACACATCAAACACAAATTGGTCTGCTCTCCAGACTTTGAAGCCCTGTTGGAGAACAGAGTGTGA